Proteins encoded together in one Planctopirus ephydatiae window:
- a CDS encoding DUF1501 domain-containing protein encodes MTHCLNFQSSPTNRREYLAQLACGFGGVALAGLATERGYADVAGAPVLPATHHAPKAKNIIFLYMDGGPSQMDLFDPKPRLTKEHGEPMKMKVQATQFDNNGKIMKSPWEFTQHGESGLPFSSLIPHIASKADDLCVIRSMTSAFSEHTNANYFLHTGHGLQGRPSMGAWVSYGLGTECQNLPGFLVLNGGLIPPGGVDCFHNGFLPATHQGSILKSQKMPISDLEPSPGPPAAQKRKLDLLKQLDQAASNRAGRPDALESAIANYELAFRMQTTVPQLVDLATESEATQKLYGLDSDFAPTRVYARQCLLARRLVESGVRFIELTCPGVGVDRWDQHGGLKNGHELNCKAVDQPIAALLTDLKSRGLLDQTLVVFAGEFGRTPQAQGADGRDHNPFGYTVWMAGGGVKGGMSYGQTDEYGYYAIDKKLEIHDLHATMLWLMGIDHTKLTVRFGGRDMRLTDVFGHVVHDVIA; translated from the coding sequence ATGACACATTGCTTGAATTTTCAGTCATCTCCCACGAATCGCCGTGAGTATCTGGCACAACTGGCCTGTGGTTTTGGTGGCGTGGCACTGGCGGGCCTGGCAACGGAACGAGGCTATGCCGATGTTGCCGGCGCACCGGTTCTGCCCGCGACTCATCATGCCCCAAAAGCTAAAAACATCATCTTCCTGTATATGGATGGTGGCCCTTCTCAAATGGATCTGTTCGATCCCAAGCCCAGGCTCACCAAAGAGCATGGCGAACCGATGAAGATGAAAGTTCAGGCCACACAGTTTGATAACAATGGCAAGATCATGAAGTCGCCGTGGGAGTTCACCCAGCATGGCGAAAGTGGCTTACCTTTCAGTTCGCTCATTCCTCACATCGCCTCGAAGGCCGACGATCTGTGTGTCATCCGCTCAATGACCTCCGCTTTTTCTGAACATACCAATGCCAATTACTTTCTTCACACAGGCCATGGCCTGCAGGGCCGCCCCAGCATGGGTGCATGGGTTTCGTATGGACTTGGCACAGAATGCCAGAATCTACCCGGTTTCCTCGTGCTGAACGGAGGGCTGATCCCTCCCGGTGGTGTCGACTGTTTCCACAATGGGTTTTTGCCAGCCACCCATCAGGGGTCAATTCTTAAATCGCAAAAGATGCCCATCTCGGATCTGGAGCCATCTCCCGGCCCTCCCGCAGCACAAAAGAGAAAGCTCGATCTGCTCAAGCAACTCGACCAGGCCGCTTCCAATCGCGCAGGGAGGCCAGATGCTCTCGAATCGGCCATTGCCAACTATGAACTGGCCTTTCGCATGCAGACCACCGTTCCTCAACTGGTCGATCTGGCAACCGAATCCGAAGCGACACAAAAACTTTATGGTCTCGATTCCGATTTTGCTCCGACTCGCGTTTATGCGAGGCAATGTCTTCTCGCCCGCAGACTCGTCGAATCAGGCGTGCGCTTCATCGAACTGACTTGCCCCGGCGTGGGTGTCGATCGCTGGGATCAGCACGGTGGCCTCAAGAATGGTCACGAATTGAACTGTAAAGCGGTTGATCAACCGATTGCAGCTCTCCTGACCGATCTGAAAAGCCGTGGCCTCCTCGACCAGACACTTGTCGTCTTCGCCGGTGAGTTCGGCCGAACCCCACAAGCTCAGGGTGCTGATGGCCGGGATCACAATCCCTTTGGCTACACCGTCTGGATGGCTGGCGGTGGTGTGAAGGGAGGTATGAGCTATGGCCAAACTGACGAATATGGCTATTACGCCATCGACAAAAAGCTGGAAATTCATGACCTGCATGCCACCATGCTCTGGCTCATGGGAATTGACCATACGAAATTGACGGTTCGTTTTGGTGGGCGTGATATGCGGCTGACGGATGTCTTCGGACATGTTGTTCACGATGTGATTGCCTGA